The following proteins are co-located in the Candidatus Nanosynbacter sp. HMT-352 genome:
- a CDS encoding ATP-binding protein codes for MKKGGIYFKPHAISRFWLRRLCEVALLSCFTIILLYAWARFIPTGYQLPIGLSVSDLAAGVAGIGSLIVLILCFWLPRKHETGIGIFVYLLTVAVAATTIITSGGVVSPFLVMWIIVAIFAGFFGAIILGIMGLLVILQIIATSIQQGINIQFIIGYLFFGFLPLIFSLVLWIRRQKTDDNTSNLENRLSAVENKSDVVINAIDDGVLAISKDGNIELINPSAQQIIGWDQGDALGLNWKSVLKLVTSDGKDVEDLENPIAQSLSKNQPTHNDKLFLLTSSEKRILVSIVSSPVGTDGEGIIVVFRDITKEKAEEREQAEFISTASHEMRTPVASIEGYLGLALNPATAHIDEKARDFITKAHESAQHLGRLFQDLLDISKVEDGRMKNNPKIINVNEFLKDIFDGLATKASEKQLNYIFMPDIIDEGKEKSLQPIFYANIDPDHFREVVSNLIENAIKYTPSGEVVVNITGDDKQISVSVKDSGIGIPAEDIPHLFQKFYRVDNSDTREIGGTGLGLYLSRRLAEAMSGNLRVESKYKEGSTFYLEIPRMNSSDAKQRLESAETKKSEDKTPDSTVPEETEIAAEEKAEDITTENNSEIVDLDPVAIATPENPDPTTPAIPTTQPEIPQPARNSSEPTLAEIEEELRRKRQQLSIPGRE; via the coding sequence ATGAAAAAGGGCGGGATTTACTTTAAGCCTCACGCAATTTCCAGATTTTGGCTAAGGAGATTGTGTGAAGTGGCATTACTGAGTTGTTTCACAATCATTCTTTTATACGCATGGGCGCGATTTATACCGACCGGCTATCAATTGCCAATCGGATTATCTGTCTCAGATTTGGCGGCTGGCGTAGCAGGAATTGGCAGCTTAATTGTGCTGATTTTATGTTTTTGGCTTCCCAGAAAACACGAAACTGGAATAGGAATTTTCGTGTATTTGTTAACCGTCGCTGTCGCCGCAACCACCATAATTACCAGCGGCGGAGTCGTTTCACCATTCCTAGTTATGTGGATTATCGTGGCAATTTTTGCAGGATTTTTCGGCGCAATAATCTTAGGAATAATGGGACTTTTGGTTATTTTGCAGATTATAGCCACCAGCATTCAACAGGGAATAAACATACAATTCATCATCGGCTACCTCTTCTTCGGATTTTTGCCTTTGATTTTTAGCCTTGTTCTATGGATTCGCCGCCAAAAAACTGATGACAATACGTCCAATCTGGAGAATAGACTTTCCGCGGTTGAGAACAAATCTGACGTAGTGATTAATGCCATCGACGACGGCGTTTTGGCTATTTCCAAAGACGGCAACATTGAATTGATAAACCCATCCGCCCAACAAATCATCGGCTGGGACCAAGGCGACGCACTCGGGCTTAACTGGAAAAGCGTCTTAAAACTCGTCACCTCAGACGGAAAAGACGTAGAAGACCTCGAAAATCCAATAGCTCAATCTTTATCAAAAAACCAGCCAACTCATAACGATAAATTATTCCTATTGACCAGCTCCGAAAAACGCATTTTAGTGTCAATCGTCAGCTCTCCAGTCGGCACGGACGGCGAAGGAATCATCGTAGTTTTCCGCGACATCACCAAAGAAAAAGCCGAGGAGCGCGAGCAAGCCGAATTCATTTCCACCGCCAGCCACGAGATGCGTACGCCAGTTGCGTCAATTGAGGGCTATTTGGGTCTGGCGTTAAATCCAGCCACCGCTCACATCGACGAGAAAGCCCGCGACTTCATCACCAAGGCTCACGAATCGGCGCAACATCTGGGACGGTTATTCCAAGATCTCCTCGATATCAGCAAAGTTGAAGACGGGCGAATGAAAAACAACCCGAAGATCATCAACGTAAACGAATTTTTGAAGGATATTTTTGACGGTTTGGCGACAAAAGCTAGCGAAAAGCAGCTCAATTACATCTTTATGCCAGACATAATTGATGAAGGTAAGGAGAAGTCATTGCAGCCGATTTTTTATGCCAATATTGACCCTGACCATTTTAGGGAAGTTGTCAGCAATTTGATTGAAAATGCCATCAAGTATACGCCGTCGGGCGAAGTTGTCGTCAATATTACCGGCGACGATAAACAGATTTCTGTAAGCGTGAAAGATAGCGGCATTGGCATTCCAGCCGAAGATATTCCGCATTTATTCCAGAAATTTTATCGGGTGGACAATTCTGACACGCGAGAAATTGGCGGAACTGGCTTGGGGCTATATTTGAGCCGTCGTTTAGCCGAGGCGATGTCTGGAAACTTGCGAGTTGAAAGCAAATATAAAGAGGGAAGTACGTTCTATCTGGAAATTCCTCGCATGAATAGTTCGGACGCAAAACAACGCTTGGAATCTGCAGAAACCAAAAAGTCCGAAGATAAAACGCCAGATTCTACCGTTCCAGAAGAAACTGAAATTGCCGCAGAAGAGAAGGCGGAAGATATCACAACTGAAAATAATAGCGAAATTGTCGATTTAGACCCAGTAGCAATCGCAACTCCAGAAAATCCAGATCCAACCACACCCGCAATCCCGACGACCCAGCCAGAAATTCCACAACCAGCCAGAAATTCTTCCGAGCCGACGCTGGCTGAAATTGAGGAAGAATTGCGACGAAAACGCCAGCAATTATCAATTCCTGGTCGCGAATAA
- a CDS encoding pseudouridine synthase, with the protein MINPDTKQESWRLNKFVALCLGVSRRKADELIEKGKIIVDGQPARLGQQISDANKISYNGKLLELQSKQLIILHKPTGYLCSRASQGGVPTIYKLLPKNLHHLKPVGRLDKDSSGLILMTNDGDFAHSMTHPSFYKIKRYLVTIDQPLQPLHRQMINDFGVQLPDGRSQLTLERQHEGDDYRWIVEMSEGRNRQIRRTFDALGYTVKKLHRTNFGNYSLGDLKRGEWREEKFMNS; encoded by the coding sequence ATGATAAACCCAGACACAAAGCAAGAATCTTGGCGCCTCAATAAATTCGTGGCGCTGTGCTTGGGTGTTTCCAGGCGGAAGGCCGACGAATTGATAGAGAAGGGAAAGATTATCGTTGACGGTCAGCCCGCCAGATTGGGTCAACAAATTTCTGACGCAAATAAAATTTCCTATAACGGCAAATTGCTAGAATTGCAATCCAAACAGCTCATCATCCTACACAAGCCAACTGGATATCTTTGTTCGCGCGCTTCTCAGGGCGGCGTTCCGACAATCTATAAATTACTACCGAAGAATCTTCACCACTTAAAACCCGTTGGTCGCCTGGATAAAGACAGTTCTGGGCTGATTCTCATGACGAACGACGGCGATTTTGCTCACAGCATGACACATCCGTCGTTTTATAAGATTAAGCGATATCTCGTTACAATCGACCAGCCATTGCAACCTCTACATCGCCAAATGATCAATGATTTTGGTGTACAGCTTCCTGACGGACGCAGTCAATTGACGCTAGAAAGACAACACGAAGGCGATGATTATCGCTGGATAGTGGAAATGAGCGAGGGAAGAAATCGTCAAATTCGGCGAACTTTCGATGCGTTAGGCTACACTGTTAAAAAACTCCACAGAACAAACTTTGGCAATTATTCGCTCGGCGACCTCAAAAGAGGCGAATGGCGAGAAGAGAAATTCATGAATTCATAA
- a CDS encoding response regulator transcription factor, giving the protein MTKILLVEDDKSLREIYGVRLLAEGYDIVSAGDGEEALAMAIKERPRLILSDVMMPKISGFDMLDILRSTTETKDVKVIIMTALSSEDQRKRGEQLGADKYLVKSQVGIEDVVRAVHETLGDLPGVGTNPVPVSQPAHTYEPVAPTPQPTPAAPQPVTRPDISSLSPQPAAPAATPTASVVNPLTQQHPQQVFAPAPQPLPQPAQAPAPQSIPIPQPQPTTLPQPMAPFSSPAPRPSGLGDRIIQPLPADDSQNSVDISKLMAEELDNTQRISQPTPEPQPAQAPTPQPIPTPQPQQLAPNPIEQASVIPQVQAQPQEQNIPHQPSEPQSPQFPPINPQQ; this is encoded by the coding sequence ATGACAAAAATTTTATTGGTTGAGGACGACAAAAGTTTACGCGAAATTTACGGTGTACGACTTTTGGCGGAGGGCTACGATATCGTTTCGGCGGGCGACGGAGAAGAAGCTCTAGCCATGGCAATTAAAGAACGTCCGCGATTAATTTTAAGCGACGTGATGATGCCAAAAATCTCTGGCTTTGATATGCTGGATATTTTACGCTCAACGACAGAAACAAAAGACGTTAAAGTTATTATTATGACCGCGCTATCCTCAGAGGATCAGAGAAAGCGTGGCGAGCAGCTTGGTGCTGATAAATACCTGGTGAAATCTCAGGTAGGAATAGAGGACGTTGTGAGAGCAGTTCACGAAACCTTGGGAGATCTTCCGGGAGTCGGCACAAATCCAGTGCCAGTTTCACAACCAGCTCATACATATGAGCCAGTCGCTCCAACACCTCAGCCAACTCCAGCAGCGCCGCAGCCAGTTACTAGACCTGATATTTCTTCATTGTCGCCGCAACCAGCCGCCCCCGCTGCAACGCCAACAGCTTCTGTAGTAAATCCGCTTACGCAACAACACCCGCAACAGGTATTCGCTCCAGCGCCGCAACCGCTACCTCAACCAGCGCAAGCTCCAGCACCGCAATCAATTCCAATACCTCAGCCTCAGCCGACAACTCTGCCGCAGCCTATGGCGCCATTTTCATCACCTGCGCCGCGACCTTCAGGGCTTGGTGATCGCATTATTCAACCTTTACCAGCTGATGATTCTCAGAATTCTGTAGATATTTCCAAGCTTATGGCAGAAGAATTAGACAATACGCAGAGAATTTCTCAACCAACTCCAGAGCCTCAACCAGCGCAAGCTCCAACACCTCAGCCAATTCCAACGCCTCAGCCACAACAGCTAGCACCAAATCCTATTGAGCAAGCTAGCGTAATACCTCAGGTCCAAGCACAGCCTCAGGAGCAAAACATTCCACATCAACCATCAGAACCTCAGTCACCACAATTTCCACCGATAAATCCGCAACAATGA
- a CDS encoding DUF3048 domain-containing protein, which translates to MNVEKIDKSGQKKNARWESFKEWIKKHILAIVLVVSATVIAGVFIIAIHSIKYEQAASVELKLPAKKPAPKKFYSPLTGMEIANEAAAKLPVTGVMIENSPAARPQSGLKKAGVVYEAVAEGGITRFLALYQGEKPALIGPVRSLRLYYLSWAAPYQASIAHVGGSPNALSQVRNGNYRDIDQFFNDGSYWRSRDRYAPHNVYTSGEKLDQLNSAKGYNNSGFTSFARADGKPVESPNATSVNINLSGSLYNTSYTYDKASNSYLRSMAGAPHTDREDGQIAPNTVIAMEVGVEARAQNYDGYEDIKTTGSGKAYIFQNGTVATATWSKADINSPLKLTDESGKDVALNRGQTWIAAFTPGRGSVSWQ; encoded by the coding sequence ATGAATGTTGAAAAAATAGATAAATCAGGACAAAAAAAGAACGCTCGTTGGGAGTCGTTCAAAGAATGGATAAAAAAGCATATTCTGGCGATCGTGCTCGTGGTGAGTGCGACGGTTATTGCTGGAGTTTTCATAATTGCAATTCATTCCATAAAATACGAGCAGGCCGCTAGCGTGGAACTGAAATTGCCAGCCAAAAAACCTGCGCCGAAGAAGTTTTATTCGCCATTGACTGGAATGGAAATCGCGAACGAAGCCGCCGCGAAGTTGCCTGTAACTGGCGTGATGATTGAGAATAGTCCAGCCGCCAGACCGCAGTCAGGACTGAAGAAAGCTGGCGTGGTTTATGAAGCCGTGGCAGAGGGCGGAATTACTAGGTTTTTGGCCCTGTACCAGGGAGAAAAGCCGGCGCTAATTGGTCCAGTGCGAAGCTTGAGATTGTACTATTTGAGCTGGGCGGCGCCGTATCAGGCGTCAATCGCGCACGTTGGCGGAAGTCCAAACGCTTTATCCCAAGTCAGAAACGGTAATTATCGCGACATCGACCAGTTCTTTAACGACGGATCGTATTGGAGATCTCGCGACCGCTACGCGCCGCACAACGTCTATACTTCAGGAGAAAAACTTGACCAATTGAACAGCGCAAAAGGCTATAACAATTCCGGATTCACCAGCTTCGCGCGAGCAGACGGCAAGCCTGTTGAATCGCCAAACGCCACATCTGTAAACATAAACCTCAGCGGCTCACTCTACAACACCTCATACACTTACGACAAGGCGTCAAATTCTTACCTTAGGAGCATGGCTGGCGCGCCACATACCGACAGGGAAGATGGGCAAATTGCTCCAAACACTGTCATAGCTATGGAAGTTGGCGTTGAAGCTCGGGCTCAAAATTACGATGGCTACGAAGACATCAAAACGACAGGATCCGGCAAAGCTTACATTTTCCAAAACGGCACAGTCGCCACTGCCACTTGGTCAAAAGCGGACATAAATTCGCCACTTAAATTGACAGACGAATCCGGAAAAGACGTCGCCTTAAATCGCGGACAAACATGGATTGCAGCCTTCACGCCAGGAAGGGGAAGTGTTTCATGGCAATAG
- a CDS encoding PEGA domain-containing protein, with product MYQKKNRTKELARRTFVYTLMTLSLIILLTFLTFRMLGYTFDPNTKELQQTGLVQYESHPGGALVYVDDMELRRTPTKSTVLPGKHTFSMKLDKYEPWQKTLNIKSDTVTNLNYARLIPTKRETTEVKTFDSLQSVSLSPAGNFLMGFGVKDKTPILTIGDIRDTNKDKEKFTEHALSTSVLAGYSLSSDNHTFTVSEWDRDSRYALVKHSYPVENNATGVQWLVFDRENPEKITDVTAMTGFAIKQISFAGTGAHTVYALQETGELRRVDLDSSTISSPILTGVESFKLYGDDRLSYLAVIDGKKVAGIWKRDWKEPFVIGTFATNSTPVIRTSRYFNKDTVVLVDGKNMTIYRGEISDSKDRQKEFLKTAKIIKTDNVITNITIDNAGRFIVTQNGAVLQTYDLERKELSSAFNIGVAQEVKWLDNFYIRSVSASGKMEIREFDGTNAHTLISVKPGLDSVLSSNQRYVYGLTTNASGKIVLSKMNMDNGSIGLFN from the coding sequence ATGTACCAGAAAAAGAATCGCACTAAAGAGCTCGCGCGGCGGACCTTTGTGTACACGCTGATGACATTATCACTTATAATTCTTCTTACGTTTTTGACGTTTAGGATGCTCGGCTATACGTTTGATCCAAATACGAAAGAATTGCAACAAACTGGACTTGTCCAATACGAATCACATCCTGGCGGGGCGCTGGTTTATGTTGACGATATGGAGCTGCGCCGCACTCCGACGAAAAGCACCGTTCTTCCTGGTAAACACACTTTTTCGATGAAATTGGATAAATACGAACCGTGGCAAAAAACGTTGAATATCAAGTCCGATACCGTTACGAATTTGAATTACGCCAGACTGATTCCGACGAAACGCGAAACCACCGAAGTAAAAACGTTTGACTCATTGCAATCTGTTTCTCTGTCGCCAGCTGGTAATTTCTTGATGGGATTTGGCGTTAAGGATAAAACTCCGATTCTGACAATTGGCGACATTCGCGACACGAACAAAGATAAGGAAAAGTTCACGGAGCATGCATTAAGCACGAGCGTTTTGGCTGGCTATTCCCTGTCTTCTGACAATCATACGTTTACTGTGTCGGAGTGGGACCGCGATTCTCGTTATGCGCTAGTGAAGCATTCGTATCCGGTAGAAAATAATGCTACGGGCGTGCAATGGTTGGTTTTTGATAGAGAAAATCCAGAGAAAATTACCGACGTAACGGCGATGACTGGTTTTGCAATTAAGCAAATCAGCTTTGCGGGAACTGGCGCGCACACGGTTTACGCCTTGCAGGAAACTGGCGAATTGAGGCGAGTTGACCTTGATAGCTCGACAATTTCTAGCCCAATTTTGACTGGCGTCGAATCTTTCAAGCTTTACGGCGACGATCGTTTGTCCTACCTGGCTGTTATTGACGGTAAAAAAGTGGCAGGAATTTGGAAACGAGATTGGAAAGAGCCGTTTGTGATTGGCACTTTTGCTACTAATTCTACCCCAGTAATTCGAACTTCTCGCTATTTCAATAAAGACACTGTAGTCTTGGTTGATGGCAAAAATATGACAATTTACAGAGGCGAAATTTCGGATTCTAAGGACCGCCAAAAAGAGTTCTTGAAAACGGCGAAGATTATTAAGACTGATAATGTGATCACGAACATAACGATAGACAATGCTGGGCGATTTATCGTAACACAAAACGGCGCGGTACTGCAGACTTACGATTTGGAGCGTAAAGAATTGTCGAGCGCGTTTAACATCGGCGTGGCGCAGGAAGTGAAGTGGCTTGACAACTTCTATATTCGTAGCGTTTCTGCGTCGGGAAAAATGGAGATTCGCGAATTTGACGGCACGAACGCTCATACGCTGATAAGCGTTAAGCCTGGTTTGGATTCTGTTCTGTCCTCGAACCAGCGATACGTTTATGGATTGACGACCAACGCTTCTGGAAAAATTGTCCTGAGTAAAATGAATATGGACAATGGTTCGATTGGGCTATTTAATTAA
- the gltX gene encoding glutamate--tRNA ligase — MTIRTRFAPSPTGYIHLGNVRTALYTYLVARAHQGDFILRIEDTDQARFVEGAEEMILETLNWLGLNWDEGPILNNPKEESGNFGPYHQTDRRDIYIKWAKKMISEGLAYADPYTPEEVQVFRDKAKAEKRAFLYRDHRPENPPEWQLGMPLRFKVPEIKRYSWKDAVMGELSAGPEALDDFILIKADGLPTYNFAHIIDDFEMQVTHVIRGSEYIASTPKYLSLYEALKITPPILAHVPHIMAPSGNKKLGKRDGAKSVTEYRSEGILPEAMLNFLAQLGWNDGTEQEIFSKAELIEKFSLDRVQKSGARFDEQRLIWLNGQWIRSLSLDDLYSRCQSFWGEEAKNADESYKKCVLELAQDRLKTLQDLPKLTSYFFVEPEIDTELIDGNKQLRKLTDDERRDLLSIARQEFEKITDWTPETIQNCLNELLETTGQKPGILFSLVRIVTTWAPFSPQLNDTLALIGKEKTLQRIDNYLQK, encoded by the coding sequence ATGACTATTAGAACTCGTTTTGCGCCAAGTCCGACTGGCTATATTCACTTAGGCAACGTCCGCACCGCGCTATACACATACCTTGTTGCCAGGGCGCATCAGGGAGATTTCATCTTACGCATTGAAGACACGGACCAAGCTCGGTTCGTTGAAGGCGCGGAAGAAATGATTTTGGAGACCTTAAATTGGCTAGGACTAAATTGGGATGAAGGACCAATTCTTAACAATCCAAAAGAAGAGTCTGGCAATTTTGGTCCATATCACCAGACAGATCGTCGCGACATTTACATAAAGTGGGCAAAGAAAATGATTAGCGAAGGGCTAGCTTACGCCGATCCGTACACACCCGAAGAAGTGCAAGTTTTCCGCGACAAAGCCAAAGCTGAAAAACGAGCATTTTTATATCGCGACCATCGTCCAGAAAATCCGCCAGAGTGGCAACTTGGAATGCCGCTGCGCTTCAAAGTTCCGGAAATTAAGCGATATTCTTGGAAAGATGCCGTTATGGGCGAATTGTCGGCCGGCCCAGAAGCTTTGGACGATTTCATTCTGATCAAAGCGGACGGTCTGCCAACCTACAATTTCGCACACATCATTGACGATTTCGAAATGCAAGTCACGCACGTGATCCGCGGCTCGGAATATATTGCCAGTACACCTAAATATCTGTCGCTTTACGAAGCGCTTAAAATTACGCCGCCGATTCTGGCGCACGTGCCACACATTATGGCGCCATCGGGAAATAAAAAACTTGGCAAGCGTGACGGCGCTAAAAGCGTAACTGAATATCGATCAGAGGGAATTTTGCCGGAAGCGATGCTTAATTTCTTAGCGCAACTTGGCTGGAATGACGGCACGGAACAGGAAATTTTCAGTAAAGCCGAGCTGATTGAAAAGTTCTCGCTTGATCGCGTTCAAAAATCTGGCGCGCGATTTGACGAACAACGACTCATTTGGCTGAACGGTCAATGGATTCGCTCACTTAGCTTGGACGATCTTTATTCTCGCTGCCAATCATTCTGGGGCGAAGAAGCCAAAAACGCCGACGAATCTTATAAAAAGTGCGTTCTGGAATTGGCGCAAGACCGCTTGAAGACACTGCAAGATTTGCCAAAATTAACAAGTTATTTCTTCGTCGAGCCTGAAATTGACACGGAATTGATTGACGGAAATAAGCAACTTCGCAAATTGACCGACGACGAACGACGAGATTTATTGTCAATTGCGCGCCAAGAATTCGAGAAAATTACAGATTGGACGCCAGAAACAATTCAGAATTGCCTTAATGAATTACTAGAAACGACGGGGCAGAAGCCGGGGATTTTGTTTAGTCTGGTGAGAATTGTGACGACGTGGGCGCCGTTTAGTCCGCAACTTAACGACACATTGGCACTGATTGGCAAAGAAAAAACTCTGCAAAGAATCGATAATTATCTACAAAAATAG
- a CDS encoding DUF4367 domain-containing protein, with translation MASKNYVVINGRAYNTITGMVMDDIKIEKSEIEKEQSIGRRGTSVSNIHAAHVQKSSTLNRRHVKMPQRTPLAAKPQKARVDVKQHVAVKKFSTPIVSKPAPQKIAINRPTETHPVTRRAQQRPLSVNTKLRKERQPLAMNNNPLVAVAPQKIEKPVAKTAHQLKNEAIEKALSNEIISNKKARRRQKKGGALRWLNTFSVGFAVMLLGGYLTYLSMPNISIKMAAVQSGIDAKYPGYRPDGYALNGPIKFKSGEVSMKYAYADGSSGYTITQQKSGWNSSAVKEFFSEKHKNPNTTMIDGLTIYSGGKEAAWVNGGILYQISGDANLSSSQIEKIATSL, from the coding sequence ATGGCAAGTAAAAACTACGTGGTTATCAATGGACGAGCTTACAATACTATTACCGGAATGGTAATGGATGATATTAAGATTGAAAAATCTGAAATAGAAAAAGAACAATCAATCGGTAGGCGCGGTACATCTGTATCAAATATTCACGCCGCACACGTTCAGAAATCCAGCACGTTGAATCGTCGGCACGTTAAAATGCCACAGCGTACGCCATTGGCCGCCAAGCCCCAGAAAGCTCGCGTCGACGTGAAGCAACATGTCGCCGTGAAGAAGTTTTCTACGCCAATTGTCAGCAAACCGGCTCCTCAGAAAATTGCTATTAACCGCCCGACCGAAACTCACCCCGTTACTCGTCGCGCTCAACAAAGACCTCTTAGCGTCAACACTAAGTTGCGAAAAGAACGCCAGCCTCTGGCCATGAATAACAATCCGCTTGTCGCCGTCGCTCCGCAAAAAATAGAAAAACCAGTCGCAAAAACCGCTCATCAATTGAAAAACGAAGCGATCGAAAAAGCCTTGTCGAATGAAATTATCAGCAATAAAAAAGCACGTCGACGCCAGAAAAAGGGCGGTGCCTTGCGTTGGTTGAATACGTTTTCCGTGGGATTTGCGGTGATGCTACTCGGTGGCTATTTAACATATCTGAGTATGCCAAATATCTCCATAAAAATGGCAGCCGTTCAATCAGGAATTGATGCCAAATATCCAGGCTATAGGCCAGACGGCTACGCGCTGAATGGACCTATCAAATTCAAATCGGGCGAGGTCTCTATGAAATACGCCTACGCCGACGGAAGCTCAGGATACACCATAACCCAGCAAAAAAGCGGCTGGAATTCGTCAGCAGTGAAAGAATTTTTCTCTGAAAAGCACAAGAATCCAAACACCACGATGATCGACGGATTGACAATTTACAGTGGCGGGAAAGAAGCGGCTTGGGTGAACGGCGGAATTTTATATCAAATCAGCGGCGACGCAAACCTCTCAAGCAGCCAAATTGAAAAAATTGCCACTAGTCTGTAA
- a CDS encoding response regulator transcription factor, with amino-acid sequence MIKTILCVEDDRFIGEMYVRSLQKAGYDVTWVVDGNDGLVAARNQNFDLIILDLMLPEQRGDQILDALRNNNVDLVPNSKILIMTNFEQDEASRKSVMSRVDGYLIKADITPRNLIDVVKQMSSDD; translated from the coding sequence ATGATAAAGACAATTTTATGCGTGGAAGACGACCGATTTATTGGCGAAATGTACGTCAGAAGTCTGCAAAAAGCGGGATATGACGTGACGTGGGTGGTTGACGGGAATGACGGGCTAGTGGCGGCACGCAACCAGAACTTTGACTTGATAATCTTAGATTTGATGCTACCAGAGCAACGCGGTGACCAGATTTTAGACGCACTGAGAAATAATAATGTCGATTTGGTTCCGAATAGTAAGATTCTGATTATGACCAATTTTGAGCAGGATGAGGCTTCACGAAAATCCGTCATGAGTCGTGTTGACGGATATCTAATTAAGGCTGACATTACGCCGCGGAATTTGATAGATGTCGTCAAGCAGATGAGTAGCGATGACTAA
- a CDS encoding sensor histidine kinase: MAIDPASKTLREYKQYYYRKVILVLLSASACIILGLGIALHFTAISIFQLNFWIIILITAILQILFSISIVKIIAAPLNKILAALSHKIGELTTDTPPNPNDKRYEKTGFKTALQAIYGDYQPEQKPASDNDKPKIPLTQALNQASTGVVILNSNQKIIFANSAAPISRNAKGEDFLALDFLNEPSIYDWLHEISNEKIKAERRWQRISTNPDIVQKTRIFDIIVSFEKGAAAETVIFLIDKSEGYLPEEEDLNFISFAAHELRGPITVIRGYLDIINEEFAGRLQGDERQLLDRLVVSSNRLSSYIDNILNVARYDRHHLKVYLLEDTVANIYASIADDMQLRASTQHRMLSVNIPDDLPTVAADHGSIGEVIGNLIDNAIKYSFEGGSVTVSAEKKGDFVEVSVADNGIGMPANVVDNLFHKFYRSHRSREAVAGTGIGLYICKAFVESHGGSIIARSRENEGSVFSFTLPIYATVKDKLLEDGQLNNQLIRKGGGWIKNHAMYKG; encoded by the coding sequence ATGGCAATAGATCCGGCATCTAAAACTTTGCGCGAGTACAAACAATATTATTACCGAAAAGTCATATTAGTCCTATTATCAGCGAGCGCCTGCATCATATTAGGACTGGGAATCGCACTCCATTTCACGGCAATTTCCATATTCCAGCTAAATTTTTGGATTATCATTTTAATTACCGCCATCTTGCAAATCCTATTTTCAATTTCTATCGTTAAAATCATCGCCGCACCGCTTAATAAAATTCTGGCGGCGCTTTCTCATAAAATTGGCGAACTGACCACCGACACTCCGCCAAATCCTAACGATAAACGCTACGAAAAAACTGGATTTAAGACGGCGCTTCAGGCAATTTATGGCGATTATCAGCCAGAGCAAAAACCAGCTAGCGACAACGACAAGCCAAAAATCCCGCTCACTCAAGCTCTAAATCAAGCCAGCACTGGCGTCGTGATTCTTAATTCCAATCAGAAGATTATCTTCGCCAATTCCGCCGCCCCGATTTCCAGGAACGCAAAAGGCGAGGATTTTCTGGCGCTTGATTTTCTAAACGAACCAAGCATTTACGATTGGCTTCACGAAATCTCCAATGAGAAAATTAAAGCCGAGCGCCGTTGGCAGCGCATTAGCACCAACCCTGATATCGTCCAAAAAACACGAATATTCGACATCATCGTGTCGTTTGAGAAAGGCGCCGCCGCCGAAACTGTCATTTTTCTCATCGACAAGTCTGAAGGATATTTGCCAGAAGAAGAGGACCTCAATTTCATCTCATTTGCCGCTCACGAACTCCGCGGACCGATTACAGTTATTCGTGGATATCTGGACATTATCAACGAAGAGTTTGCTGGACGCCTGCAGGGCGATGAAAGGCAACTTCTTGATAGGTTAGTTGTTTCGTCCAACCGCTTATCTAGCTATATAGACAACATTCTTAACGTTGCCAGATATGATAGGCATCACTTGAAGGTTTATCTTCTGGAAGACACTGTCGCCAATATTTACGCCTCGATTGCTGACGATATGCAACTTCGCGCCTCGACTCAACACAGAATGCTCAGCGTCAATATTCCAGATGATCTGCCGACAGTAGCCGCTGATCACGGAAGTATCGGGGAAGTGATTGGTAATCTAATTGACAATGCCATTAAGTACAGTTTTGAGGGCGGGTCCGTAACCGTTTCCGCAGAAAAAAAAGGCGACTTCGTGGAAGTGTCCGTCGCCGATAATGGAATTGGTATGCCAGCAAATGTCGTGGACAATTTGTTCCACAAATTCTATCGATCGCACAGATCACGCGAGGCTGTGGCCGGGACGGGAATCGGGCTTTACATCTGCAAAGCTTTTGTCGAATCTCACGGCGGCTCGATAATCGCTCGATCTCGCGAAAACGAAGGCTCGGTATTTTCGTTCACTTTGCCAATTTATGCTACAGTTAAAGATAAATTGCTAGAAGACGGACAGCTGAATAATCAATTGATACGAAAGGGCGGCGGCTGGATAAAAAATCACGCTATGTATAAGGGCTAG